One part of the uncultured Bacteroides sp. genome encodes these proteins:
- the xerD gene encoding site-specific tyrosine recombinase XerD has translation MEINNKRDNKDKNRLLIKKYEQYLLLEKAYSRNTLDAYLSDLDKLLSFLMLEEIEIVDVTLDNLQNFAAGLHDIGIHPRSQARIISGIKSFYRFLILDDYIESDPTELLECPKIGFKLPEVLSVQEIDSMISTIDLGKKEGQRNRAILETLYSCGLRVSELINLKLSELYFDEGFIKVEGKGNKQRLVPISPRAIKEIKNYLIDRNTIEIKKDFEDYIFISRRGTSLSRIMVFHIIKEQAEITGLKKNVSPHTFRHSFATHLLEGGANLRAIQCMLGHESITTTEIYTHIDRNMLRSEIIEHHPRNIRYREKQKIIVKEAENKDCLPDET, from the coding sequence ATGGAAATAAATAATAAAAGAGATAATAAGGACAAAAACAGACTGTTAATAAAGAAATATGAGCAGTATTTACTCTTAGAGAAGGCCTATTCAAGGAATACTCTGGATGCTTATTTGAGCGATTTAGATAAGCTACTTAGTTTTCTAATGCTAGAAGAGATAGAAATAGTGGATGTAACCTTAGACAATTTACAAAATTTTGCAGCCGGATTGCATGATATTGGAATACACCCTCGTTCACAAGCACGCATTATTTCGGGTATAAAATCGTTTTATCGCTTTTTAATTCTGGATGATTATATAGAATCAGATCCAACTGAATTACTGGAATGCCCTAAGATAGGCTTCAAGTTACCAGAAGTTTTATCAGTTCAGGAAATCGACTCTATGATTTCAACAATTGATCTAGGAAAAAAGGAAGGACAACGAAACAGGGCTATTTTAGAAACACTTTATAGTTGTGGACTTCGTGTTTCAGAGCTCATCAACTTGAAACTTTCAGAATTATACTTTGACGAAGGTTTTATCAAAGTAGAAGGCAAAGGAAACAAGCAACGACTTGTTCCCATATCTCCCCGAGCGATCAAGGAAATAAAAAACTATCTTATCGATCGTAATACCATCGAAATTAAAAAGGATTTTGAAGATTATATTTTCATAAGTAGAAGAGGTACAAGCCTTTCCCGCATTATGGTTTTTCACATAATCAAAGAACAAGCAGAGATAACAGGACTCAAGAAAAACGTTAGCCCCCACACCTTCCGTCATTCATTTGCTACCCACCTGTTAGAAGGGGGTGCAAATCTTCGTGCTATCCAATGCATGCTCGGACACGAATCAATTACAACCACAGAAATATATACCCATATAGACCGCAATATGCTTAGAAGTGAGATTATTGAGCACCATCCACGTAACATCAGATATCGTGAAAAACAGAAGATTATAGTTAAAGAAGCAGAAAACAAAGATTGTTTACCAGATGAAACGTAA
- the aroQ gene encoding type II 3-dehydroquinate dehydratase, with translation MRIQIINGPNINLLGKREPSIYGAVSFDEYLKDLCEKYPDIEIQYFQSNVEGEMINKIHEVGFDFDGIILNAGAYTHTSIALQDAIRAIKSPVIEVHISNVHARESFRHVSMISAACLGVICGFGLDSYRLALEALLAKTK, from the coding sequence ATGAGAATACAAATTATAAATGGACCTAATATCAACCTATTAGGTAAACGTGAGCCTTCTATTTATGGAGCAGTTTCTTTTGATGAATATCTTAAAGATCTATGCGAAAAATATCCGGATATTGAGATCCAATATTTCCAGTCAAATGTGGAAGGAGAAATGATTAATAAAATTCATGAAGTAGGTTTTGATTTTGATGGCATTATTCTAAATGCTGGGGCTTACACTCATACTTCAATAGCTCTCCAGGATGCCATAAGAGCAATTAAATCACCTGTGATAGAAGTGCATATCTCAAATGTACATGCTCGCGAATCGTTTCGTCATGTTTCTATGATCTCAGCTGCTTGTCTTGGGGTGATTTGTGGGTTTGGACTTGATTCTTATCGTTTGGCTTTGGAAGCATTGCTTGCCAAAACAAAATGA
- the pyk gene encoding pyruvate kinase: MKKHTKIVASISDRRCDIDFLTKLYEAGMNVVRMNTAHAGTEGLEEIINNVRVVSNKIAILIDTKGPEVRTTACSAPIDFKIGEKVRIIGDPSAETTHDCIAVSYPNFVRDLSEGGQILIDDGDLDLHVTKKCDGYLEAEIMNETTLGSRKSVNVPGVRINLPSLTEKDRNNILFAIEKDIDFIAHSFVRNKQDVLDIQKILDEHNSDIKIIAKIENQEGVDNIDEILEVAYGVMIARGDLGIEVPQEKIPGIQRDLIRKCVLAKKPVIVATQMLHTMINNPRPTRAEVTDIANAIYYRTDALMLSGETAYGKYPVEAVKTMAKIAEEAEKDKLAENDIRIPFSEHPDVTEFLAKQAVKATAKMNIRAIITDSYTGRTARNLAAFRGKYPVLAICYNEKAMRRLALSYGVLPIFQEEKANAQAYFFEALKLLMNEKRVFVDDMVAYLSGSHGEGGGTTFLEINKVEDILKKADKYLLPSFLE, encoded by the coding sequence ATGAAAAAGCATACAAAAATTGTAGCATCGATTTCAGACAGACGTTGTGATATTGACTTTCTTACTAAATTGTATGAAGCAGGGATGAATGTTGTTCGTATGAATACGGCGCATGCTGGAACAGAAGGTCTTGAGGAGATTATCAATAATGTTAGAGTAGTCTCAAATAAAATTGCAATTCTTATAGACACCAAAGGACCAGAAGTTAGAACAACTGCTTGTTCTGCTCCGATAGATTTTAAAATAGGTGAAAAGGTGCGCATTATTGGCGATCCTTCAGCTGAAACGACTCATGATTGTATTGCAGTTTCATATCCAAATTTTGTGCGTGACTTATCAGAAGGCGGGCAAATTCTAATTGATGATGGAGATCTTGATCTGCACGTAACTAAGAAGTGTGATGGTTATTTGGAAGCTGAAATAATGAATGAAACAACTCTAGGAAGCAGAAAAAGTGTTAATGTTCCAGGAGTACGTATCAACTTACCTTCGCTAACAGAAAAGGATAGAAATAACATTCTTTTTGCTATTGAAAAGGATATTGACTTCATTGCTCATTCGTTTGTTCGTAATAAGCAAGATGTTTTGGATATTCAAAAGATTCTTGATGAACATAACAGTGATATTAAGATTATTGCCAAAATAGAAAATCAGGAAGGTGTAGATAATATCGATGAAATTTTGGAAGTTGCTTATGGTGTGATGATTGCCAGAGGAGATTTAGGTATTGAAGTTCCTCAGGAGAAGATTCCGGGTATTCAACGCGATTTGATCCGTAAATGTGTGTTGGCAAAGAAACCGGTGATTGTTGCTACTCAAATGCTTCATACTATGATAAATAATCCTCGTCCAACTCGCGCCGAGGTTACAGATATTGCAAATGCTATTTATTATCGTACTGATGCTCTGATGCTAAGTGGTGAAACTGCTTACGGAAAATATCCTGTTGAAGCAGTGAAAACTATGGCTAAGATTGCAGAAGAAGCTGAAAAAGATAAGTTGGCGGAGAATGACATTCGTATACCTTTCTCTGAACATCCGGATGTTACAGAATTCTTAGCTAAACAAGCTGTTAAGGCCACAGCAAAAATGAATATTCGTGCAATAATAACTGATAGCTATACTGGCAGAACTGCTAGAAATTTGGCTGCTTTCCGTGGAAAGTATCCTGTTCTTGCTATATGTTACAATGAAAAAGCAATGCGTCGCCTTGCTCTTTCTTATGGGGTTTTGCCTATCTTCCAGGAAGAGAAGGCTAATGCTCAGGCTTATTTCTTTGAAGCATTGAAATTGCTGATGAATGAAAAAAGAGTGTTTGTAGATGATATGGTTGCTTATCTTAGTGGAAGTCACGGCGAAGGCGGCGGTACTACATTCCTGGAAATTAATAAAGTTGAAGATATTTTAAAGAAAGCAGATAAATATCTGTTACCAAGTTTTCTTGAATGA